A window of the Natronomonas salina genome harbors these coding sequences:
- a CDS encoding DUF58 domain-containing protein: protein MQPTRRFWETLAVAGVLCAAAVAFAQPLLLLAPAGIAAWLLAAQLGFVYAVGRLDDSLAIGQTLDREAAATGDPVTATLTARGDAPGLRTTVTAATSAGLDASGDREITLGESTSFTVESDIAGTHHLAVPEIEVRDPLGLFRERFERGIQRSLLVEARRPRNVHVGQGGRSQPTTFGEHSVKAAGPGLTPTELREYVAGEPASNIDWKATARLSRPYIRKYEAESNQTTLFVVDARSSLATGLAGETALDYLRTVALSNVTAIQRMGDPLGCYGIDDHGVHRYVSPTNSARGYDLTRRRLRGLTASTGSSRPRRTASIQRRPTQYDTETRFGRLLDPYATARPATDPESNPLQTAVRSAIKTLPESARIVLYTDDTDRSGIREIVREVRRSDYFLEIFLAPTVLFEPDTLADLTAATERYRDFERFRRELANLDHVTSYEVAPQSRIETVLEQERSTVAD from the coding sequence GTGCAGCCGACTCGTCGGTTCTGGGAGACGCTCGCGGTCGCCGGGGTGCTCTGTGCGGCCGCCGTCGCGTTCGCCCAGCCGCTGTTGCTGCTGGCGCCGGCCGGGATCGCCGCCTGGTTGCTCGCCGCACAACTCGGCTTCGTCTACGCCGTCGGCCGCCTCGATGACTCACTGGCTATCGGCCAGACGCTCGACCGCGAGGCGGCCGCGACCGGCGACCCCGTGACGGCGACGCTCACCGCGAGAGGTGACGCCCCCGGTCTCCGCACCACCGTCACGGCAGCCACGAGCGCTGGTCTCGATGCGTCGGGCGACCGCGAGATCACTCTCGGTGAGTCAACGTCGTTTACGGTCGAATCCGATATCGCCGGCACCCATCACCTCGCGGTCCCCGAAATCGAGGTCCGTGACCCCCTCGGGCTGTTCCGTGAGCGGTTCGAACGAGGCATCCAGCGATCGCTTCTCGTCGAGGCACGCCGACCCAGGAACGTCCACGTCGGCCAGGGCGGCCGCTCCCAGCCGACCACCTTCGGCGAGCACAGCGTCAAGGCAGCCGGGCCGGGGCTCACGCCGACGGAACTCAGAGAGTACGTCGCCGGCGAACCCGCTTCCAACATCGACTGGAAGGCGACCGCACGCCTCTCGAGACCGTACATCCGGAAGTACGAGGCGGAATCGAACCAGACGACGCTCTTCGTCGTCGACGCTCGCTCGAGTCTCGCGACCGGCCTGGCGGGCGAGACCGCCCTCGATTACCTCCGGACGGTCGCGCTATCGAACGTCACCGCCATCCAGCGGATGGGCGACCCGCTCGGCTGCTACGGCATCGACGACCACGGCGTCCATCGATACGTCTCGCCGACCAACTCCGCCCGCGGGTACGACCTCACCAGACGACGACTCCGCGGTCTCACGGCCTCGACCGGTTCCTCGCGGCCGCGCCGCACAGCCTCCATCCAGCGTCGACCGACCCAGTACGACACCGAGACGCGATTCGGCCGACTTCTCGATCCGTACGCGACGGCCCGGCCAGCGACCGACCCGGAATCGAACCCGTTGCAGACCGCCGTCCGGTCGGCAATCAAGACCCTCCCCGAGTCGGCACGGATCGTCCTGTACACCGACGATACCGACCGCTCGGGGATCCGCGAGATCGTCAGGGAGGTGCGGCGCAGCGATTACTTCCTGGAGATCTTCCTGGCGCCGACAGTCCTGTTCGAACCGGATACGCTCGCCGACCTCACGGCCGCGACCGAGCGCTACCGCGACTTCGAGCGGTTCCGACGCGAACTCGCCAACCTCGATCACGTCACCAGCTACGAGGTCGCCCCGCAGAGCCGCATCGAGACCGTTCTCGAACAGGAACGCTCTACTGTCGCCGACTAA
- a CDS encoding GNAT family N-acetyltransferase, which produces MYVRDARNRDEAWLLDHIEAMGLDETAFRSRDYVIAVDEESNARAGFGRIRIHADEDQEVCELTSIGVLDGWRGQGVGAHVVERLIDSAEAKGFDHVYSLTSSHEYLAQFGFEGVSPDELPEMLQDRLEQKKESLDPEAVPMRIGTDEFSMPADLREAFKVAAEDEPDTGPEETPEDFGIDPDEATYKYDTS; this is translated from the coding sequence ATGTACGTCCGGGACGCACGCAACCGCGATGAGGCCTGGCTGCTGGACCACATCGAGGCGATGGGTCTGGACGAGACGGCCTTCCGCTCGCGGGACTACGTCATCGCGGTCGACGAGGAGTCGAACGCGCGTGCCGGGTTCGGCCGGATCCGCATCCACGCCGACGAGGACCAGGAGGTCTGCGAGCTCACCTCCATCGGCGTCCTCGACGGCTGGCGGGGACAGGGGGTCGGGGCGCACGTCGTCGAGCGATTGATCGACAGCGCCGAGGCGAAGGGCTTCGACCACGTCTACTCGCTGACGAGCAGCCACGAGTACCTCGCGCAGTTCGGCTTCGAGGGTGTCTCCCCCGACGAGCTCCCCGAGATGCTCCAGGACCGCCTCGAGCAGAAGAAGGAGTCGCTGGACCCCGAGGCCGTCCCGATGCGCATCGGCACCGACGAATTCAGCATGCCTGCCGACCTCCGCGAGGCGTTCAAGGTCGCCGCCGAGGACGAACCCGACACCGGCCCCGAGGAGACGCCCGAGGACTTCGGGATCGACCCCGACGAGGCGACCTACAAGTACGACACCAGCTGA
- a CDS encoding phosphopantetheine adenylyltransferase translates to MRVAVAGTFGPLHDGHREMFAAALARGDDGVVVGLASDRFAIDSRRPDPRPIPPFEERKQAVPELLNDLDEWDRDFEIREFDDEYGFADDDPSLDGLVVSPETDDLVDDINRRREERGMDPLEPIVVDHVLAEDGEPISSTRIVRGEIDEHGRLLE, encoded by the coding sequence ATGCGTGTCGCAGTCGCCGGGACGTTCGGCCCGCTCCACGACGGCCACCGCGAGATGTTTGCTGCAGCACTGGCACGCGGCGACGACGGGGTCGTCGTCGGGCTCGCAAGCGATAGATTCGCGATCGATTCGCGGCGTCCGGACCCGCGGCCGATCCCACCCTTTGAGGAGCGCAAGCAGGCCGTACCGGAACTGCTCAACGACCTCGACGAGTGGGACCGTGACTTCGAGATACGCGAGTTCGACGACGAGTACGGGTTCGCGGACGACGACCCCTCGCTGGACGGACTGGTCGTCTCGCCGGAGACCGACGACCTCGTCGACGACATCAATCGACGACGAGAAGAGCGAGGCATGGACCCGCTCGAACCGATCGTCGTCGACCACGTCCTCGCCGAGGACGGCGAACCCATCTCGTCGACGCGGATCGTCCGCGGGGAGATCGACGAGCACGGGCGGCTACTCGAGTGA
- a CDS encoding AAA family ATPase, with protein MSEPAALYSAIRDEVQTVLLGNEDIVEGLTVALLTNGHVLLEGVPGIAKTTIAVLFSEATGLTHSRIQMTPDILPADITGTNVYRESTGTFETRKGPVFANVVLADEINRATPKAQSALLEAMAERQVTIEGETHALPSPFLLIATQNPIEMEGTYTLPEAQRDRFQLKLTMGLPDRETERALLDRFDATPELAATDISQVVSPDDILAARDAVNDVHVAPEIKQYVLDIVAASRSHSSVEHGASPRASLAFLKTGKARAAIHGREYVIPDDIKTLAHPVLLHRLLLNADAEIGGVDTAELVYEIVDSVQTPDGLDQDTPGDASAISDGGNG; from the coding sequence ATGAGTGAGCCGGCCGCGCTGTACTCGGCGATCCGCGACGAGGTCCAGACGGTCCTGCTCGGCAACGAGGACATCGTCGAAGGGCTGACCGTCGCGTTGCTGACAAACGGCCACGTCCTCCTCGAGGGCGTCCCCGGGATCGCCAAGACGACCATCGCCGTGCTGTTCTCCGAGGCCACCGGGTTGACCCACTCCCGGATCCAGATGACGCCGGACATCCTGCCCGCGGACATCACGGGAACGAACGTGTATCGGGAGAGCACGGGCACCTTCGAGACGCGGAAAGGCCCCGTGTTCGCGAACGTCGTGCTCGCCGACGAGATCAACCGCGCGACGCCGAAAGCCCAGAGTGCGTTACTCGAGGCGATGGCGGAGCGCCAGGTGACCATCGAGGGCGAGACACACGCGTTGCCGTCGCCGTTCCTTCTCATAGCGACGCAGAACCCCATCGAGATGGAGGGGACCTACACGCTGCCGGAAGCCCAACGCGACCGCTTCCAGCTGAAGCTGACGATGGGGCTGCCGGACCGGGAGACCGAACGCGCACTCCTCGATCGCTTCGACGCCACCCCGGAGCTGGCGGCGACCGATATCTCGCAGGTCGTCTCTCCGGACGATATCCTGGCGGCGAGGGACGCCGTCAATGACGTCCACGTCGCCCCCGAGATCAAACAGTACGTCCTCGATATCGTCGCGGCGAGTCGCTCCCATTCGTCGGTCGAACACGGCGCGTCGCCGCGAGCCTCGCTCGCGTTCCTCAAGACCGGGAAAGCACGGGCGGCGATCCACGGCCGCGAGTACGTCATCCCCGATGACATCAAGACACTCGCACATCCGGTGTTGCTCCACCGACTCCTGTTGAATGCGGACGCCGAGATCGGTGGCGTCGACACGGCCGAACTCGTCTACGAGATCGTCGACTCCGTACAGACGCCGGACGGCCTCGATCAGGACACCCCGGGGGACGCCTCGGCCATCTCGGACGGCGGCAACGGTTGA
- a CDS encoding NAD-dependent epimerase/dehydratase family protein, with product MQDQRVLVTGGAGFIGSNLANALAADNDVIALDDCYLGTPENLDDSVEFVEASVLDDDLPTDVDVVFHLAALSSYAMHEEDPTTGARVNVEGFVNTVEQARDDGCETVVYASTSSIYGSRTEPSPEDMDVAVNTGYEASKLARERYAEYFSNHYEMTCAGMRFFSVYQGYEGAEAHKGEYANVIAQFADDIANGEAPVLYGDGTQTRDFTHVSDIVRGLELAADHDLDGVYNLGTGESYDFLTVVDMLNDELGTDIDPEFVENPIPEDVYVHDTCADASKMRAETGWEPQIDFETGIERVCRPYQNEAR from the coding sequence ATGCAGGACCAGCGTGTCCTCGTCACGGGGGGCGCAGGATTCATCGGCTCGAATCTCGCGAACGCACTCGCGGCGGACAACGACGTCATCGCACTGGACGATTGCTACCTCGGGACGCCGGAGAACCTCGATGACAGCGTCGAGTTCGTCGAGGCCAGTGTCCTCGACGACGACCTTCCCACCGACGTCGACGTCGTCTTCCACCTCGCTGCGCTCTCGTCGTACGCAATGCACGAGGAAGACCCGACGACGGGCGCACGCGTGAACGTCGAGGGGTTCGTCAATACCGTCGAGCAAGCCCGTGATGACGGCTGTGAGACGGTCGTCTACGCCTCCACGTCGTCGATCTACGGGAGCCGGACCGAGCCCTCCCCCGAGGACATGGATGTCGCGGTCAACACCGGCTATGAGGCCTCGAAGCTCGCTCGCGAGCGCTACGCGGAATACTTCTCGAACCACTACGAGATGACGTGTGCCGGGATGCGGTTCTTCTCGGTCTACCAGGGCTACGAGGGCGCCGAGGCACACAAGGGCGAGTACGCGAACGTCATCGCCCAGTTCGCCGACGACATCGCCAACGGCGAGGCCCCAGTCCTCTACGGCGATGGCACCCAGACCAGGGACTTCACGCACGTCTCCGACATCGTTCGCGGCCTCGAGCTCGCCGCCGACCACGACCTCGACGGCGTCTACAACCTCGGCACCGGCGAGAGCTACGACTTCCTGACCGTCGTCGACATGCTCAACGACGAACTCGGGACGGACATCGACCCGGAGTTCGTCGAGAACCCCATCCCTGAGGACGTGTACGTCCACGACACCTGCGCGGACGCCTCGAAGATGCGCGCGGAGACCGGCTGGGAGCCACAGATCGACTTCGAGACCGGTATCGAGCGCGTCTGTCGCCCCTACCAGAACGAAGCCCGATAG
- a CDS encoding NUDIX hydrolase, with product MTEELLNATVSIRGVLLTGRGETLVVKRRSDGEWELPGGRLGPDEDIVPGLQRELQEETALEVAVKDTVHANTWRNDDDAGRMAVYYRCQTADRDVELSEEHDAFRWVPYSQAMALLPNAQATAVRNARPEPDTEISVSSVRSVTSD from the coding sequence ATGACCGAAGAGTTGCTCAACGCGACGGTAAGTATTCGTGGCGTCCTGCTCACGGGACGTGGCGAGACGCTCGTCGTAAAGCGGCGAAGTGACGGCGAATGGGAGCTCCCGGGCGGTCGCCTCGGTCCCGACGAGGACATCGTGCCGGGGCTGCAGCGAGAGCTGCAGGAGGAGACAGCGCTCGAAGTTGCCGTCAAGGACACGGTCCACGCCAACACCTGGCGGAACGACGATGACGCTGGGCGGATGGCGGTCTACTATCGGTGCCAGACGGCCGATCGAGACGTCGAGCTGAGCGAGGAACACGATGCGTTCCGCTGGGTCCCCTACAGTCAGGCGATGGCGCTGTTGCCGAACGCCCAGGCGACAGCCGTCCGGAACGCTCGGCCCGAACCCGACACCGAGATCTCGGTGTCCAGCGTGCGGTCCGTCACCTCCGACTGA
- a CDS encoding DUF4350 domain-containing protein — translation MRYDVPTVIAAALVVAVTVTFVFGGATSAAAFNAFNPNWDGTSELRSIADDEGAEPIIVRNTTEYDDYGDGDVAFVLAPESAYSGADSQRIRRFVENGGTLVVADRNNSHGAALLDSVGATARPVGPTLRDERENYRNPAMPVANDVGNHSLVENVSALTLNHGTAVAPNGATVLVASSEYSYLDRDGSASLGADETVQSYPVATVESVGQGRVIVVGDPSVFINVMQGQAGNEAFTRALVADANHTLVDVSQSSLPPLVAAVLTIRDSALLQVGIGLGGLAAVALTGRRLRNRRTRDPETPSATDASALTAGLKQRYPALESAPLEKVTTGVIRNPDERDDNE, via the coding sequence GTGCGCTACGACGTCCCGACGGTCATCGCCGCCGCGCTCGTCGTCGCGGTCACCGTCACGTTCGTCTTCGGTGGTGCGACCTCCGCGGCTGCCTTCAACGCCTTCAACCCCAACTGGGATGGGACGAGCGAACTCCGGTCGATCGCCGACGACGAGGGTGCCGAGCCCATCATCGTCCGGAACACCACCGAGTACGACGACTACGGCGACGGTGACGTCGCGTTCGTCCTCGCGCCAGAATCGGCCTACAGTGGCGCGGATTCACAGCGCATCCGGCGATTCGTCGAGAACGGCGGCACGCTCGTCGTCGCCGATCGGAATAACTCACACGGGGCGGCACTTCTCGATTCGGTCGGCGCCACCGCCCGCCCGGTCGGACCCACCCTCCGGGACGAACGCGAGAACTACCGCAATCCAGCCATGCCGGTCGCCAACGACGTGGGCAATCACTCCCTGGTCGAGAACGTCTCCGCGCTGACGCTCAACCACGGCACCGCGGTCGCCCCCAACGGTGCGACGGTGCTCGTCGCGAGCTCCGAGTACAGCTATCTCGACCGCGATGGCAGCGCGTCACTCGGCGCCGACGAGACCGTCCAGTCGTATCCTGTCGCGACCGTCGAGTCGGTCGGCCAGGGACGCGTCATCGTCGTCGGTGACCCGAGCGTGTTCATCAACGTGATGCAGGGCCAGGCGGGCAACGAGGCGTTCACGCGCGCGCTGGTCGCCGACGCCAATCACACCCTCGTCGACGTCTCGCAGTCCTCGCTGCCCCCACTGGTGGCTGCCGTGTTGACGATCCGTGACTCCGCGCTGCTGCAGGTCGGCATCGGCCTCGGCGGACTCGCCGCGGTCGCCCTGACCGGGCGCCGACTGCGCAATCGCCGTACACGAGACCCCGAAACGCCCTCGGCTACCGATGCCAGCGCGCTCACAGCGGGCCTCAAACAGCGATATCCCGCGCTCGAATCTGCCCCACTCGAGAAAGTAACCACGGGGGTTATACGTAATCCAGACGAACGCGACGACAATGAGTGA
- a CDS encoding AMP-binding protein, with product MESLEEFDEVVHEPDREFVESTNVWQFMQEYDIDDYDELIERTTGDVDWFWDELPDYMGIEWYEEYDAVRDDTEGPQFTDWYPGGELNVAHNSVDRHAARGEERRNKVACIWEGEDGETRNFTYHELQRQSNQVANYLDAVGVGKGDTVATYMPMVPEVISILYGCFKVGAIAVPIFSGFGVDATATRIEDPEADVLFTADGFYRRGDEVSLKEPADEAIEEADHDVENVVVYRRFPDSDPAMTDGRDEYWTDAVDQQSDDFATRELASDDECMLLYSSGTTGTPKGIVHTHAGAQLQAAKEVYFGFDLKPSDRFFWVSDIGWMMGPWTLIGTHTFGGTMVMYEGAPDHPEPDRFWELIDRHDVTQFGISPTAIRALRKQGDEWVEGHDLSSLRLLGSTGEPWDPESWLWFYEEVGGGEAPIINISGGTEIFGCFLMPMPIQSLKPCTLGGPGLGMDIDIVDETGESIRETHERGYLVARDSCPSMTKSLWQGDDRYLHEYWSSFEDPPMWDHGDWAQKDEDGFWFLHGRADDALNVAGRKVGPAEIEGALIEHEAVNQAAAVGVPDDTTGTAVVTYVVLEPGYQVSDALREELREKVGEEHGKPFRPREVLFVDEFPKTQSGKIIRRAIEATYTGEDLGDMSSIENPDALEEIENAR from the coding sequence ATGGAATCACTGGAGGAGTTCGACGAGGTCGTCCACGAGCCCGACCGGGAGTTCGTCGAGTCGACCAACGTCTGGCAGTTCATGCAGGAGTACGACATCGACGACTACGACGAGCTCATCGAGCGGACGACGGGCGACGTCGACTGGTTCTGGGACGAGCTTCCCGACTACATGGGCATCGAGTGGTACGAGGAGTACGACGCGGTCCGCGACGACACCGAGGGCCCGCAGTTCACCGACTGGTATCCGGGCGGCGAGCTGAACGTCGCGCACAACTCGGTCGACCGCCACGCCGCCCGCGGCGAGGAGCGCCGCAACAAGGTCGCCTGCATCTGGGAGGGCGAGGACGGCGAGACGCGGAACTTCACGTACCACGAACTGCAGCGGCAGTCCAACCAGGTCGCCAACTACCTCGACGCCGTGGGCGTCGGCAAGGGCGACACCGTCGCGACGTACATGCCGATGGTCCCGGAGGTCATCTCGATCCTCTACGGCTGCTTCAAGGTCGGCGCCATCGCCGTCCCCATCTTCTCGGGGTTCGGCGTCGACGCCACCGCGACGCGCATCGAGGACCCCGAAGCGGACGTCCTGTTCACGGCGGACGGCTTCTACCGCCGCGGCGACGAGGTGAGCCTCAAGGAGCCCGCCGACGAGGCCATCGAGGAGGCCGACCACGACGTCGAGAACGTCGTCGTCTATCGGCGCTTCCCGGACTCCGACCCCGCGATGACCGACGGCCGCGACGAGTACTGGACGGACGCGGTCGACCAGCAGTCCGACGACTTCGCAACGCGGGAGCTCGCCTCCGACGACGAGTGCATGCTCCTCTATTCGTCGGGGACGACGGGCACGCCGAAGGGCATCGTCCACACCCACGCCGGCGCCCAACTGCAGGCAGCCAAGGAGGTGTACTTCGGGTTCGACCTCAAGCCGAGCGACCGGTTCTTCTGGGTCTCCGACATCGGCTGGATGATGGGGCCGTGGACGCTCATCGGCACCCACACCTTCGGCGGGACGATGGTGATGTACGAGGGGGCGCCGGACCACCCCGAGCCGGACCGCTTCTGGGAGCTCATCGATCGCCACGACGTCACGCAGTTCGGCATCTCGCCGACCGCGATCCGCGCGCTCCGCAAGCAGGGCGACGAGTGGGTCGAGGGTCACGACCTCTCCAGTCTCCGCCTCCTGGGCTCGACCGGCGAGCCGTGGGACCCCGAGTCGTGGCTGTGGTTCTACGAGGAGGTCGGCGGCGGCGAGGCGCCGATCATCAACATCTCCGGCGGTACCGAGATCTTCGGCTGCTTCCTGATGCCGATGCCCATCCAGTCGCTGAAACCCTGTACGCTGGGCGGCCCCGGCCTCGGGATGGACATCGACATCGTCGACGAGACCGGCGAGTCGATCCGCGAGACTCACGAGCGCGGATACCTCGTCGCTCGGGATTCCTGTCCCTCGATGACGAAGTCGCTGTGGCAGGGCGACGACCGGTATCTCCACGAGTACTGGTCGAGCTTCGAGGACCCACCGATGTGGGACCACGGCGACTGGGCCCAGAAGGACGAGGACGGCTTCTGGTTCCTGCACGGCCGCGCCGACGACGCGCTCAACGTCGCCGGCCGGAAGGTCGGCCCCGCGGAGATCGAGGGCGCGCTCATCGAACACGAGGCTGTCAACCAGGCCGCGGCGGTCGGCGTCCCCGACGACACTACCGGGACGGCCGTCGTCACGTACGTCGTCCTCGAGCCGGGCTACCAGGTCAGCGACGCTCTTCGGGAGGAGCTCCGCGAGAAGGTCGGCGAGGAGCACGGCAAGCCATTCCGTCCGCGCGAGGTACTGTTCGTCGACGAGTTCCCGAAGACCCAGTCCGGGAAGATCATCCGGCGCGCCATCGAGGCGACCTACACCGGCGAGGACCTCGGCGACATGTCCTCCATCGAGAATCCAGACGCACTCGAGGAGATCGAGAACGCGCGCTAG
- a CDS encoding DUF4129 domain-containing protein yields MRNLDGIGRIGVVLLVMILVLGGAGLAVAQPSEGPQHENPDEADDDSDLQELERWFGGRMGEIHADCTEGITVGNYDACEDLDSEYESYLERYVTVERETTSNESERDAETFNQTRNDQQELAERLQAFNETRQEYEAAREAGDDDRARARAREMRRQANRINELSENVSGGLRALDDDSSANLTRSAEQIEGTAAGVNDTATEAESASLEPVELAVDSDDEASYASPATVSGLVRTGDWSAVTDGVVVVEDAAGFQANTSLNEDGRWSVSYRPTAIETGETTLSVRYVPRNTSRYMGVNETTALSVAETPTTLEVEDATTQAAYGENVTATGTLTAGGEQPENVTVNISVQDEVVGTTRTDSEGRFEVTGPLPAAAPAGNATLGVHGGAPGTALAPSNESQPLSVSATATSISAQVDYDDDRAHVSGRLETADGEPVARQTVRLEADGSSRLATTDANGAYSITVDRPASRQEAVVGYPSNGGNLNGSQTDVTIEPRSDDSFAGFGDLSESLGMPTVGQTLQSLWASHPILMTFLGVLFLLNAAFWVYAAWRRFGGGADEAEAGGDGVAEVDPPASAVADETGGLAAARAQLEQAPSTAVQLAFATVRSALGMADSRTHWEVYQAASESLDEDRRAALRTITETFEAATFSPGGVDSERASDAVDDAERCLSTTDGGERRDE; encoded by the coding sequence GTGCGGAACCTCGACGGGATCGGACGCATCGGTGTCGTCCTTCTCGTGATGATACTGGTGCTCGGAGGGGCAGGCCTGGCAGTCGCCCAGCCGTCAGAGGGCCCCCAACACGAGAACCCCGACGAGGCCGACGACGACAGCGACCTGCAGGAGCTCGAACGCTGGTTCGGCGGGCGGATGGGGGAGATCCACGCCGACTGTACCGAGGGCATCACGGTCGGGAACTACGACGCCTGCGAGGACCTCGATTCGGAGTACGAATCGTATCTGGAACGGTACGTGACCGTCGAGCGGGAGACGACGAGCAACGAATCCGAACGGGACGCCGAGACGTTCAATCAGACCCGGAACGACCAGCAGGAACTCGCCGAACGGCTGCAGGCGTTCAACGAGACCCGCCAAGAGTACGAGGCGGCCAGAGAGGCCGGTGACGACGATCGCGCCCGGGCGCGGGCCCGAGAGATGCGTCGGCAGGCCAACCGGATCAACGAACTGAGCGAGAACGTCTCCGGTGGCCTCCGTGCCCTCGACGACGATTCGTCGGCCAACCTGACGCGCTCGGCCGAACAGATCGAGGGAACGGCCGCGGGCGTGAACGACACCGCCACGGAGGCCGAGTCCGCCTCCCTCGAGCCCGTCGAGCTCGCGGTCGATAGCGACGACGAGGCGTCCTACGCCAGTCCCGCGACCGTCTCCGGGCTGGTCCGGACGGGCGATTGGTCGGCGGTCACCGACGGTGTGGTGGTCGTCGAAGACGCGGCCGGGTTCCAGGCGAACACGTCGCTGAACGAGGACGGCCGCTGGTCGGTGTCGTATCGGCCGACAGCTATCGAGACCGGTGAGACGACGCTGTCCGTCCGGTACGTCCCCCGCAACACCTCGCGGTATATGGGGGTGAACGAGACGACGGCGCTCTCGGTCGCCGAAACGCCGACGACACTCGAGGTCGAGGACGCGACGACGCAGGCCGCATACGGCGAGAACGTCACGGCCACCGGGACACTCACGGCGGGCGGTGAACAGCCCGAAAACGTCACGGTCAACATCAGCGTCCAGGACGAGGTGGTGGGGACGACGCGGACCGATAGCGAGGGTCGGTTCGAGGTCACGGGGCCGCTCCCAGCCGCGGCCCCCGCCGGGAACGCGACACTCGGCGTCCACGGCGGCGCCCCGGGGACGGCGCTGGCCCCGTCGAACGAATCCCAGCCGCTCTCGGTGTCGGCGACGGCGACATCGATCTCGGCGCAAGTCGACTACGACGACGACCGGGCACACGTCTCGGGGCGACTGGAGACGGCCGACGGTGAGCCGGTCGCCAGACAGACGGTGCGGCTCGAGGCGGATGGCTCGAGCCGGCTCGCAACGACGGATGCCAACGGCGCCTACAGCATCACTGTCGACCGGCCCGCCTCACGCCAGGAGGCGGTGGTGGGCTATCCCAGTAACGGGGGGAACCTGAACGGCAGCCAGACCGACGTGACGATCGAGCCGCGGTCGGATGACAGCTTCGCCGGGTTCGGCGACCTCTCGGAGTCACTCGGGATGCCGACCGTCGGGCAGACCCTCCAGTCGCTGTGGGCGAGCCACCCGATTCTCATGACGTTCCTGGGCGTGTTGTTCCTGCTGAACGCCGCGTTCTGGGTGTACGCAGCCTGGCGTCGCTTCGGTGGTGGAGCGGACGAAGCAGAGGCCGGTGGCGACGGCGTCGCGGAGGTGGATCCGCCGGCCTCGGCGGTGGCCGACGAGACGGGCGGGTTGGCCGCGGCCCGCGCCCAGCTCGAGCAGGCGCCCTCGACGGCCGTCCAGTTGGCGTTCGCGACCGTCCGGTCGGCACTCGGAATGGCCGATTCACGGACCCACTGGGAGGTCTATCAGGCCGCCAGCGAGAGCCTCGACGAGGACCGCAGGGCCGCGTTGCGCACCATCACCGAGACGTTCGAGGCGGCGACGTTCTCACCCGGCGGCGTCGATAGCGAACGCGCGAGCGACGCCGTGGACGACGCCGAACGCTGCCTCTCGACGACCGATGGCGGCGAGCGGCGCGACGAGTGA